The following are from one region of the Mycolicibacterium helvum genome:
- a CDS encoding MgtC/SapB family protein: MQTWLADPSLLGGPGQGTRQILELLIAFGLTALIGLEREVHGKSAGLRTQAIVGTASALILIVSKYGFFDVLNAGTVEVDPSRVAAQIVSGIGFLGAGLIITRQGAVHGLTTAAAIWECAAIGMAAAAGLVKLAIIVTILHFVIVLGFNPLSKRLSGRLAGSVRLRVTYEIDSGVLTQILAACDKHQWSLNDLASAPDGGVLLTLSGSRIRNAPNTIACVTGVTGVRQLDDHHE; encoded by the coding sequence ATGCAGACCTGGTTGGCCGATCCCTCGCTGCTCGGCGGCCCCGGACAGGGCACCCGGCAGATCCTCGAACTGCTGATCGCCTTTGGCCTGACCGCGCTGATCGGCCTGGAACGCGAGGTCCACGGCAAGAGCGCGGGCCTGCGCACCCAGGCCATCGTCGGTACGGCATCAGCCCTGATTCTGATTGTGAGCAAGTACGGCTTCTTCGATGTGCTGAACGCGGGCACCGTAGAGGTCGACCCGTCCCGGGTCGCCGCCCAGATCGTGTCCGGGATCGGCTTCCTCGGCGCGGGCCTGATCATCACCCGCCAGGGTGCGGTCCACGGGCTGACCACCGCCGCGGCGATCTGGGAATGCGCGGCCATCGGCATGGCCGCCGCGGCCGGACTGGTCAAGCTCGCGATCATCGTCACGATCCTGCACTTCGTGATCGTTCTTGGCTTCAATCCGCTCAGTAAGCGCCTCAGCGGTCGGCTCGCCGGCTCGGTGCGGCTGCGCGTCACGTACGAGATCGACAGCGGGGTACTTACCCAGATACTCGCCGCCTGCGACAAACACCAGTGGAGCCTCAACGATCTAGCCAGCGCCCCCGACGGCGGTGTCCTGCTGACACTTTCGGGATCACGAATTCGGAACGCACCGAACACGATCGCGTGCGTGACGGGTGTCACTGGTGTGCGCCAGCTCGACGACCACCACGAATAG
- a CDS encoding MFS transporter, whose protein sequence is MTETTASAAGSWRELLGRDYLGAVVVLAGGVAIYATNEFITISLLPSAVADIGGERLYAWVTTVYLVASVMAATTVGSMLTRFGPRTAYLGALLSFAAGSALCTLAPTMQLLLVGRVVQGLAGGVLAGLGYAVISAAMPDRLWTRASAVVSAMWGIGTLVGPATGGLFAQFGFWRGGFGMLAILAVAMSLLVPLALPARTQSDQEMARTRIPVRSLLLLGMAALAVSVAVIPHSAAAIGGLLAVGVTLVLVFIVVDRRVSAAVLPRKAFEPGPLKWIYLTLGLLMAATMVDMYVPLFGQRLGALAPVVAGFLGAALSVGWTVGEIASASITNARVTVRVVAIAPLVMATGLALAAFTQTDSASTRIVALWALALVITGAGIGMAWPHLSAWAMGAVVDDPAQQAVAAAAINTVQLMCGAFGAGLAGVVVNLRAAPDATASSLMFGAFAVLAVVGCVASYRSGRGQAH, encoded by the coding sequence ATGACCGAGACGACGGCATCGGCCGCGGGTAGCTGGCGTGAACTGCTGGGCCGGGACTACCTCGGTGCTGTGGTGGTTCTGGCCGGTGGTGTGGCGATCTATGCCACCAACGAATTCATCACGATCAGCCTGCTGCCCAGTGCGGTCGCCGATATCGGTGGCGAGCGGCTATACGCCTGGGTGACGACGGTCTATCTGGTGGCGTCGGTGATGGCGGCGACGACGGTCGGCTCGATGCTGACCCGGTTCGGGCCGCGAACGGCCTATCTGGGTGCGCTGTTGTCCTTCGCCGCCGGCAGCGCGCTGTGCACCTTGGCGCCGACGATGCAGCTTCTCCTGGTCGGCAGGGTGGTGCAAGGGCTGGCCGGCGGCGTGCTGGCAGGCCTGGGGTATGCGGTGATCAGTGCGGCGATGCCCGACCGGTTATGGACCCGGGCGTCGGCCGTGGTGTCGGCGATGTGGGGAATCGGCACGCTGGTGGGTCCGGCGACCGGGGGTTTGTTCGCCCAATTCGGTTTCTGGCGTGGCGGATTCGGCATGCTCGCGATTCTTGCGGTGGCAATGAGCTTGCTGGTCCCGCTGGCCTTGCCGGCGCGGACGCAGTCGGATCAGGAGATGGCCCGGACGCGGATTCCGGTGCGGTCGTTGCTGCTGCTCGGCATGGCGGCACTCGCCGTCAGTGTTGCGGTGATACCGCACAGCGCGGCCGCCATCGGCGGCCTGCTCGCGGTGGGGGTGACGCTGGTTCTGGTGTTCATCGTCGTCGACCGCCGAGTTTCGGCTGCGGTGTTGCCGCGCAAGGCGTTTGAGCCCGGACCGCTGAAGTGGATCTACCTGACGCTCGGCTTGCTGATGGCGGCCACGATGGTGGACATGTATGTCCCGCTGTTCGGGCAGCGGTTGGGTGCATTGGCGCCGGTGGTGGCGGGGTTCCTCGGCGCGGCGCTGTCGGTGGGCTGGACCGTCGGTGAGATCGCAAGTGCGTCGATCACCAACGCGCGGGTCACCGTGCGGGTGGTGGCGATCGCTCCGTTGGTGATGGCCACGGGTTTGGCCCTGGCCGCATTCACCCAAACCGATTCCGCCTCAACCAGAATTGTGGCCTTGTGGGCCCTCGCATTGGTCATCACCGGTGCGGGAATCGGAATGGCGTGGCCGCACCTGTCGGCGTGGGCGATGGGCGCGGTCGTCGACGACCCAGCCCAACAAGCCGTGGCCGCCGCCGCGATCAACACCGTCCAGCTGATGTGTGGCGCGTTCGGGGCCGGACTGGCCGGGGTTGTGGTGAACCTGCGGGCGGCTCCCGACGCAACGGCGAGCTCGCTGATGTTCGGAGCGTTTGCGGTGCTGGCTGTCGTCGGCTGTGTGGCGTCCTACCGGTCGGGCCGCGGACAGGCGCACTAG